From the genome of Sulfitobacter sp. DSM 110093, one region includes:
- a CDS encoding outer membrane protein transport protein — MKSHFLALPALLASTAAVHAGGIDRSGQSINALFESGRYAEFSFGHISPDTSGTSVAGLGSRDSGNATENFLQFGAAYKADINEKWSYAIIYDQPFGADVDYPAGTGYYAAGSQADLDSHALTGLMRYRVNDNFSVHGGLRVQSIEATAAVPFVSNYSVTGDRDIGVGYSAGVAYERPDIAMRVSLTYNSKIKHDLDTSENSVALGSTTSETEIETPQSLNLEFQTGIAADTLLFGGVRWVDWSDFDISPTNYDTLTSGGSLVSYDDDVFTYSLGVGRRLNDNWSVSASVGYEKSNGGFASNLGPTDGNKSIALAAVYTRDNMKITTGVRYVNIGDAETAIPGFAPAADFEDNDAVAFGVKVGFTF, encoded by the coding sequence ATGAAATCACATTTCTTGGCACTTCCGGCGCTTCTGGCGTCGACCGCCGCCGTACATGCGGGCGGCATTGACCGCTCTGGTCAGTCCATCAACGCCCTGTTCGAAAGCGGGCGTTATGCAGAGTTTAGCTTCGGGCATATCTCGCCCGATACATCGGGTACTTCGGTGGCTGGGCTTGGCAGCCGCGATTCAGGCAATGCGACAGAAAACTTCTTGCAGTTCGGCGCAGCATACAAAGCCGATATCAACGAGAAATGGTCTTATGCGATCATTTACGATCAACCGTTTGGCGCAGATGTCGATTACCCCGCTGGCACGGGCTACTACGCGGCTGGGTCACAGGCCGATCTTGACAGCCATGCGCTGACCGGGCTCATGCGCTACCGCGTGAACGACAACTTCAGCGTTCATGGCGGCCTGCGTGTGCAGTCTATCGAAGCCACAGCGGCTGTGCCCTTCGTTTCGAACTATAGCGTGACCGGTGATCGTGATATCGGTGTCGGCTATTCTGCTGGCGTTGCCTATGAGCGCCCCGACATCGCCATGCGCGTGTCCTTGACCTATAACTCCAAGATCAAGCACGACCTCGACACCAGCGAGAACTCTGTTGCACTCGGGTCCACCACTTCGGAAACGGAGATTGAAACACCGCAGTCGCTTAACCTTGAGTTCCAAACGGGGATCGCTGCCGATACACTTCTCTTTGGTGGCGTCCGCTGGGTCGATTGGTCCGACTTCGACATTTCCCCGACGAACTACGACACGCTGACAAGCGGCGGCTCCCTCGTCAGCTATGACGACGACGTGTTCACCTACTCGCTGGGTGTGGGCCGCCGTCTGAACGACAACTGGTCAGTCTCGGCCTCCGTCGGTTACGAGAAATCCAACGGCGGTTTCGCTTCGAACCTCGGCCCGACCGATGGCAACAAAAGCATTGCGCTGGCTGCCGTCTATACCCGCGACAACATGAAAATCACCACCGGCGTGCGCTACGTCAACATCGGTGACGCAGAGACGGCCATTCCCGGTTTTGCACCCGCAGCCGACTTTGAAGACAACGACGCGGTGGCCTTTGGTGTGAAAGTCGGTTTCACCTTTTGA
- a CDS encoding DMT family transporter, which yields MTPTFRAALWMIGSIGSFSTMAVAGRELSARFDTFEVMLYRSVIGVIIVVTLAGATGAWRQINTRNFGLQLIRNLAHFTGQNLWFLAVSLIPLAQVFALEFTSPLWVIVLSIFLLGERLTATRALAGIMGFIGILIVARPDIGNLNTGILAAAACAVFFALTNVLTKRLTRSQGITTILFYLTTLQLVFGLIAAGYDGDVALPTAETAPFLLLVGACGLLAHYCLTNALSIAPATVVVPIDFVRLPAIAVVGMLLYGEALDVWVFIGAGIIFAGNYLNIWFETRKPHIQ from the coding sequence ATGACCCCCACCTTCCGCGCCGCCCTTTGGATGATCGGGTCTATCGGCTCCTTCTCAACCATGGCGGTTGCGGGGCGCGAGCTTTCGGCGCGGTTCGATACGTTTGAGGTGATGCTCTACCGCAGTGTGATCGGCGTGATCATCGTCGTTACACTTGCAGGCGCCACCGGCGCATGGCGGCAGATCAACACCCGCAACTTCGGTCTGCAACTTATCCGCAACCTTGCGCATTTCACCGGGCAAAACCTGTGGTTCCTGGCGGTGTCGCTAATCCCGCTGGCGCAGGTCTTCGCGCTTGAGTTCACCTCCCCGCTCTGGGTCATCGTCCTGTCGATCTTTTTGTTGGGGGAACGGCTGACCGCGACACGGGCGCTGGCCGGGATTATGGGGTTCATCGGCATTCTGATCGTCGCACGGCCCGACATTGGCAACCTTAACACCGGCATTCTGGCGGCTGCGGCATGTGCCGTCTTCTTTGCGCTGACCAATGTACTAACGAAACGGTTAACGCGCAGCCAAGGGATCACTACGATCCTGTTCTACCTCACCACACTGCAACTGGTTTTCGGCCTCATCGCCGCCGGATATGACGGAGATGTCGCGCTGCCCACAGCGGAAACAGCGCCCTTCCTGCTGCTGGTCGGCGCTTGCGGCCTGCTGGCCCATTACTGCTTGACCAACGCGCTTAGCATTGCCCCTGCGACCGTGGTAGTGCCGATCGATTTTGTCCGCCTTCCGGCCATCGCGGTGGTGGGGATGTTACTCTATGGTGAAGCGCTGGATGTCTGGGTGTTCATCGGTGCCGGGATCATCTTTGCAGGCAACTATCTCAACATCTGGTTCGAGACCCGCAAACCACACATTCAGTAA
- a CDS encoding antibiotic biosynthesis monooxygenase, with product MKVVLSGHLRCATRAEADRVRAGLDAHLRLTRAEPGCLRFDVTPTDDPLVWQVTELFTDRTAFDAHQARAAASDWATLTAGITRDYQITSPA from the coding sequence ATGAAGGTGGTCCTCAGCGGCCACCTTCGCTGCGCCACCCGGGCCGAGGCGGATCGGGTGCGCGCAGGGCTTGACGCGCATCTGCGTCTCACCCGTGCCGAGCCAGGATGTTTGCGGTTCGACGTGACCCCCACCGATGATCCCCTTGTCTGGCAGGTGACCGAATTGTTCACCGACCGCACCGCCTTTGACGCCCACCAAGCCCGCGCCGCTGCATCAGACTGGGCCACGCTTACCGCCGGGATCACACGCGACTATCAGATCACGAGCCCTGCATGA
- the guaA gene encoding glutamine-hydrolyzing GMP synthase, translating to MTDITHDRLLIIDFGSQVTQLIARRLRELNVFCEIHPFNTVDDAFLKEFAPKAVILSGGPSSVFAEGAPMPPQAVFELGVPILGICYGQQVMMHCLGGHVERGHGTAEFGRAFVTPTGQQLELLEGWFATDREQVWMSHGDHVSKIAPGFEVYGTSPNAPFAITGDVSRNFYAVQFHPEVHHTPNGPRLYENFVRLAGFKGDWTMSAYRDEAIAAIREQVGDQKVICGLSGGVDSSVAAVLIHEAIGDQLTCVFVDHGLLRKGEAEEVVTMFRDHYNMPLIHADEQELFLGELDGVSDPETKRKIIGKLFIDVFQKHAKDVGDATFLAQGTLYPDVIESVSFSGGPSVTIKSHHNVGGLPEKMGLKLVEPLRELFKDEVRELGRELGLPPSFIGRHPFPGPGLAIRCPGEITREKLAILREADAVYIDQIRRHGLYDDIWQAFVAILPVRTVGVMGDGRTYDFACALRAVTSVDGMTADYYPFTHDFLGETATRIINEVPGINRVTYDITSKPPGTIEWE from the coding sequence ATGACAGATATCACCCATGACCGCCTCCTCATCATCGACTTCGGCAGCCAGGTTACGCAGCTTATCGCGCGTCGCCTGCGGGAGCTGAATGTCTTTTGCGAAATCCACCCATTCAACACGGTGGACGATGCTTTCCTCAAGGAATTCGCGCCCAAGGCGGTGATCCTGTCGGGTGGCCCGTCTTCTGTGTTTGCCGAAGGCGCGCCAATGCCGCCGCAGGCTGTGTTTGAACTGGGCGTGCCGATCCTTGGCATCTGCTATGGCCAGCAGGTCATGATGCATTGCCTTGGCGGTCATGTGGAGCGTGGCCACGGCACCGCCGAGTTTGGCCGGGCTTTCGTAACCCCCACAGGCCAACAGCTTGAACTGCTGGAAGGCTGGTTCGCCACAGATCGCGAACAGGTCTGGATGAGCCACGGCGACCACGTCAGCAAGATTGCTCCGGGGTTCGAGGTCTATGGCACCTCCCCCAACGCGCCTTTCGCCATTACCGGCGACGTGTCGCGCAACTTCTACGCCGTGCAGTTCCACCCCGAGGTGCACCACACCCCCAACGGCCCGCGCCTCTATGAGAATTTCGTGCGTCTGGCAGGCTTCAAGGGCGACTGGACCATGAGCGCCTACCGCGATGAGGCGATTGCCGCCATTCGTGAGCAAGTGGGCGACCAGAAGGTGATCTGCGGTCTGTCGGGTGGCGTCGACAGTTCCGTCGCCGCCGTGCTGATCCACGAAGCGATCGGCGATCAGCTCACCTGCGTCTTTGTCGACCACGGTCTGCTGCGCAAGGGTGAGGCCGAAGAGGTCGTCACCATGTTCCGCGACCATTACAACATGCCGCTGATCCACGCCGACGAGCAGGAGCTCTTCTTGGGCGAGTTGGACGGCGTCTCTGACCCCGAGACCAAGCGCAAGATCATCGGCAAGCTTTTCATCGATGTGTTCCAGAAACACGCAAAAGATGTCGGCGATGCGACCTTCTTGGCACAAGGCACGCTCTACCCCGATGTCATCGAAAGCGTCAGCTTCTCGGGTGGTCCTTCGGTGACGATCAAAAGCCACCACAATGTCGGCGGCCTGCCCGAAAAGATGGGCCTGAAACTGGTCGAGCCGCTGCGTGAACTCTTCAAGGATGAAGTGCGCGAGTTGGGCCGTGAACTCGGTTTGCCGCCATCGTTCATTGGTCGCCACCCTTTCCCCGGGCCGGGCCTCGCGATCCGCTGCCCCGGTGAGATCACCCGTGAAAAACTGGCGATCCTGCGCGAGGCCGATGCGGTCTATATCGACCAAATCCGCCGCCACGGCCTCTATGACGATATCTGGCAAGCCTTCGTGGCGATCCTGCCAGTGCGTACCGTGGGCGTGATGGGCGATGGCCGTACCTATGACTTCGCCTGCGCCCTGCGCGCGGTGACCTCCGTGGACGGTATGACCGCGGACTACTACCCCTTCACCCATGACTTCCTTGGCGAAACCGCCACGCGGATCATCAACGAGGTGCCGGGCATCAACCGTGTCACCTATGACATCACTTCGAAACCTCCGGGTACCATCGAGTGGGAATAA
- a CDS encoding trimethylamine methyltransferase family protein — protein MAESARRARGGGGAARRAARTAVSFETARYIERNIPNFEVLTEEALKIIEHNADTVLEEIGVNFPDNPDALALWREAGADVQGERVRIPRGLARKLCSTAPSTITQVARNRERDVVIGGKSLVLAPVYGPPFVRDAAGGRRYATMADFEKFVKLGYMSKWLHHSGGTVCEPTDIPVNKRHLDMLHAHMTLSDKPFMGSVTEPSRAQDSVDMCGILFGKDFVQENTVMTSLININSPMTFDDVMMGALKVYAENNQACIISPFIVGGAMAPVSVAGTLTQVLAETLAGIAYSQLVRPGAPVIMGAFVTSIDMNSGAPTFGTPEAAHITYGAGQLARRLNLPYRSAGSFNGSKLPDAQAAYETSNSLNMGLLSGVNFMLHACGWLEGGLVSSFEKFVMDADQLGTLHHLARGVEMDENAQAMDAIREVGPGGHYLGCAHTQNNFREAFWKSDLLDYKPFETWSDEGARDTQALASARVEKLLADYQQPALDPGIREALDAFVVERKAAEPDSFT, from the coding sequence ATGGCGGAATCAGCACGACGGGCACGCGGCGGCGGAGGTGCGGCACGGCGCGCGGCACGCACAGCGGTCTCCTTTGAGACAGCGCGCTATATCGAGCGTAATATCCCGAACTTCGAAGTGCTGACTGAAGAAGCGTTGAAGATCATCGAGCATAACGCCGACACGGTGCTTGAAGAGATCGGCGTGAATTTCCCCGATAATCCCGATGCGCTGGCACTCTGGCGTGAGGCCGGTGCTGATGTGCAGGGGGAGCGGGTACGTATCCCACGGGGGTTGGCCCGCAAGCTGTGCTCTACGGCACCGTCAACGATCACCCAAGTGGCGCGTAACCGGGAGCGGGATGTTGTGATCGGGGGTAAAAGCCTTGTCCTCGCACCGGTCTATGGCCCGCCTTTCGTGCGCGATGCCGCCGGGGGACGCCGTTATGCCACGATGGCGGACTTCGAGAAATTCGTGAAGCTGGGCTATATGTCGAAATGGCTGCATCACTCGGGGGGGACGGTATGCGAGCCGACCGATATCCCGGTGAACAAGCGCCACCTCGATATGCTGCACGCGCATATGACGCTGAGCGACAAACCCTTCATGGGTTCGGTGACCGAACCTTCGCGGGCGCAGGACAGTGTCGATATGTGCGGCATCCTTTTCGGTAAGGACTTCGTGCAGGAAAACACGGTGATGACCTCGCTCATCAACATCAATTCGCCGATGACTTTTGACGATGTGATGATGGGCGCGCTCAAGGTCTATGCCGAGAACAATCAGGCCTGCATCATCTCTCCCTTCATCGTCGGGGGGGCTATGGCGCCGGTAAGTGTTGCCGGGACACTGACGCAGGTCTTGGCCGAGACACTGGCCGGCATTGCCTATAGCCAGCTTGTCCGCCCCGGTGCGCCTGTCATCATGGGGGCCTTTGTGACCTCCATTGACATGAACAGTGGTGCGCCGACCTTTGGCACGCCGGAGGCTGCGCATATCACCTATGGCGCTGGGCAATTAGCACGGCGTTTGAACCTGCCATATCGCAGCGCTGGGTCGTTCAATGGCTCGAAGCTGCCCGATGCGCAGGCAGCTTATGAAACCTCGAACAGTCTGAACATGGGCCTGTTGTCTGGGGTGAACTTTATGCTGCACGCCTGTGGCTGGCTGGAAGGGGGGCTTGTGTCTTCGTTCGAGAAGTTCGTCATGGATGCGGATCAACTGGGCACGCTGCATCACCTCGCCCGGGGGGTAGAGATGGACGAGAACGCCCAAGCGATGGACGCGATCCGTGAGGTCGGGCCGGGGGGGCATTACCTTGGCTGCGCGCATACGCAAAACAACTTTCGCGAGGCGTTTTGGAAATCCGACCTGCTGGATTACAAACCCTTCGAGACTTGGTCAGACGAAGGCGCGCGCGATACACAAGCGCTTGCCTCCGCACGGGTGGAAAAGTTGCTGGCCGATTACCAGCAACCAGCGTTGGACCCGGGCATTCGCGAAGCCCTTGATGCCTTTGTAGTTGAGCGCAAAGCCGCAGAACCCGATAGCTTTACGTAG
- a CDS encoding DUF6477 family protein: protein MQDLLTMLTKLHRPRLLMRAARIGAEDYQRGTHLPRILGFGILPRHGTALLKLTEIEADLNTQRKAADASYSLIRHVDVLIAMVGEARFLKTTQTPSA from the coding sequence ATGCAAGATCTGCTGACCATGCTGACAAAACTTCACCGCCCGCGCCTGTTGATGCGCGCCGCGCGGATCGGTGCCGAAGACTATCAACGCGGCACCCATTTGCCCCGTATATTGGGGTTCGGGATCCTGCCGCGTCACGGTACCGCGTTGCTAAAATTGACCGAGATTGAGGCCGATTTGAATACCCAGCGCAAAGCCGCAGATGCGAGTTATAGCCTGATCCGCCATGTTGATGTGCTGATCGCAATGGTGGGGGAAGCGCGTTTTCTCAAAACCACCCAAACCCCCAGCGCGTGA
- a CDS encoding DUF6456 domain-containing protein: protein MPGWVPHGALHYLAHTETGAPIRALARQAGCHASTIMRQIRRIETRRDDPLVDAALRRLGAVRRGLDCTAGPPAGKTVTMNKRSAQLPDEMTFAAEALRVLRRLHETGAVLAVAEGMEKAVVVRETETGPGARTAVVDSAVAQAMALKDWIAPGSSGRVTRYHITSAGRGALRRMMAEQGETPAGGFAEDRATFSGMPCDQSGEEGTAGAQPRRSRYCLSESPLSALARRRDKSGTPFLEEGMVHAGERLREDFELAQMGGGITQNWDNFLTPGAKPTARGDNSGVMAAAEARKRVADAMADLGPGLSDVVLRCCCYLEGLETTEKRLGWSARSGKIVLRIALMRLKRHYDETVGPGGPMIG from the coding sequence ATGCCGGGATGGGTGCCGCATGGGGCCCTGCATTACCTCGCACATACGGAGACCGGCGCACCGATCCGGGCTTTGGCACGCCAAGCTGGCTGTCATGCCTCAACGATCATGCGACAAATTCGCCGTATCGAGACTCGGCGCGACGATCCGCTGGTGGATGCAGCCCTGCGCAGGCTCGGCGCGGTGCGGCGTGGCTTGGATTGTACTGCTGGCCCCCCAGCAGGAAAGACAGTGACAATGAACAAGCGTTCGGCACAACTTCCCGATGAAATGACGTTCGCCGCCGAGGCGTTGCGCGTCCTACGTCGCTTGCATGAGACCGGCGCCGTGTTGGCCGTGGCCGAGGGCATGGAAAAGGCCGTCGTGGTGCGCGAGACAGAAACTGGCCCCGGCGCGCGGACTGCCGTAGTCGATAGCGCCGTGGCGCAGGCGATGGCGCTGAAGGATTGGATTGCGCCGGGAAGCTCAGGGCGGGTGACACGCTATCATATCACCAGCGCGGGCCGAGGCGCATTGCGCCGCATGATGGCCGAACAAGGTGAGACACCGGCAGGCGGCTTTGCCGAGGATCGGGCCACGTTTTCAGGTATGCCCTGCGATCAATCAGGTGAGGAGGGTACAGCTGGTGCGCAGCCGCGCCGCAGCCGCTATTGCCTATCGGAAAGCCCGCTTTCCGCGCTTGCGCGGCGGCGCGACAAATCTGGCACGCCTTTCTTGGAGGAGGGAATGGTGCACGCAGGCGAACGGCTGCGTGAGGATTTTGAATTGGCGCAGATGGGCGGTGGCATAACACAAAACTGGGATAATTTTCTAACCCCCGGTGCAAAACCAACCGCGCGTGGCGATAATTCGGGCGTCATGGCAGCAGCCGAGGCACGCAAGCGGGTAGCCGATGCCATGGCCGATCTTGGCCCCGGTCTGTCGGACGTGGTGCTGCGCTGTTGTTGCTATCTGGAAGGGTTGGAAACCACGGAAAAGCGGCTGGGATGGTCGGCACGCTCCGGCAAGATCGTGCTGCGGATCGCGCTCATGCGGCTCAAGCGGCATTACGACGAAACCGTAGGGCCGGGTGGCCCGATGATCGGATAA
- a CDS encoding catalase has translation MSKRLTTTAGAPMPTNETSKTAGSRGPVLLDDYQLIEKLAHQNRERIPERAVHAKGWGAEGTFTVTHDISEYSCAAIFSQVGKTCEILSRWSTVAGELGAADSERDVRGFSVKFYTEEGNWDVVGNNTPIFFVRDAYKFPDFIRTQKRHPRTNLRSPEAMFDFWAAQPESVHQVTILMSDRGIPVNPMHMHGYGSHTYSMWNAKGERHWVKFHFRCQQEIRNRTNEDAEKLIGSTRENFQEDLFNAIEGGDHPKWELNIQVMPEAEAETCGFNPFDLTKVWPHADYPLIPVGMLEFNRNPDNYFQSIENAAYSPSNKVPGIGFSPDKMLQARVFSYADAHRYRLGTHYEALPANAPKAAPMHHYHKDGSMRFFPQQTGHPDAYYEPNQYEESARPDPSVQEPPLRISGDADRYVQEETDADYVQPRKLYTEVFDQAQRDRLHENMAGAMAPCSQQVKERWYAVLEKVHPDYAAGVRNACEKDEVAISVTDETPTKVAD, from the coding sequence ATGAGCAAGCGTCTCACCACCACCGCCGGCGCACCGATGCCGACCAATGAAACCAGCAAAACCGCCGGCAGCCGTGGCCCGGTGCTGCTCGACGACTACCAACTGATCGAAAAGCTGGCGCACCAAAACCGCGAGCGTATTCCAGAGCGTGCCGTTCACGCCAAGGGTTGGGGCGCCGAAGGCACCTTTACCGTGACACATGACATCAGCGAATATAGCTGTGCCGCGATCTTCTCGCAGGTCGGCAAGACCTGCGAAATCCTGTCGCGCTGGTCCACCGTGGCGGGCGAATTGGGCGCGGCCGACAGTGAGCGTGACGTGCGCGGCTTCTCGGTGAAATTCTACACCGAAGAAGGCAACTGGGACGTTGTGGGCAACAACACCCCGATCTTCTTTGTGCGCGACGCCTATAAATTCCCGGACTTCATCCGCACCCAGAAACGCCACCCGCGCACCAACCTGCGTTCGCCCGAGGCGATGTTCGACTTCTGGGCCGCACAGCCTGAGTCGGTGCATCAGGTCACCATCCTGATGTCGGACCGCGGCATTCCGGTGAACCCGATGCACATGCACGGCTACGGCAGCCACACCTATTCGATGTGGAACGCCAAGGGCGAGCGGCACTGGGTGAAATTCCACTTCCGCTGCCAGCAGGAAATCCGCAACCGCACCAATGAAGACGCGGAAAAGCTGATCGGCTCGACACGTGAAAACTTCCAAGAGGATCTCTTCAACGCAATCGAAGGCGGCGACCACCCGAAATGGGAGCTGAACATCCAAGTCATGCCCGAGGCAGAGGCCGAGACCTGCGGTTTCAACCCTTTTGATCTGACCAAAGTCTGGCCGCATGCGGATTACCCGCTGATCCCGGTTGGCATGCTGGAGTTCAACCGCAACCCCGACAACTACTTCCAAAGCATCGAGAACGCTGCCTATTCGCCCTCGAACAAGGTGCCGGGAATCGGTTTCTCACCCGATAAGATGTTGCAAGCACGGGTCTTTTCCTATGCGGATGCGCACCGCTACCGTCTTGGCACGCATTACGAGGCCCTGCCCGCCAACGCGCCCAAGGCCGCGCCGATGCACCACTACCACAAGGACGGCTCCATGCGGTTCTTCCCGCAGCAGACCGGCCACCCGGATGCCTATTACGAGCCGAACCAGTATGAGGAATCGGCCCGCCCCGACCCGTCGGTGCAAGAACCACCGCTGCGCATCTCGGGCGATGCAGATCGCTATGTCCAAGAGGAGACGGACGCCGATTACGTTCAACCGCGCAAGCTCTATACCGAGGTGTTCGATCAGGCGCAGCGTGACCGTCTGCATGAGAACATGGCCGGTGCCATGGCGCCTTGTTCGCAGCAGGTAAAAGAACGCTGGTATGCGGTGCTGGAAAAAGTGCACCCCGACTATGCCGCCGGTGTGCGTAACGCTTGCGAGAAAGACGAAGTAGCGATTTCGGTGACAGATGAAACACCGACCAAAGTCGCTGACTAG